The following proteins are encoded in a genomic region of Acidobacteriota bacterium:
- a CDS encoding M2 family metallopeptidase, translating into MLFLSSSSPALLSTLRRGGSSAFAVLCCGLLLAVGCGGGSTGDGPGSEEISALQGEVDSFLQDYNDRFVELYSAASEAEWASNTRIVEGDDTNRKRTEAAQQALASYTGSLEVIEQARLYLERRDDLTPLSARQLESVLYRAANFPQTVPELVEQRIAAEAKANEELFGFTFELDGEPIDTNRIDSLLESVDDLDRRQEVWTTSKEVGRVLREDLTSMVDLRNSTVASLGYDDYFAYQVSDYGMTSQEMMDLLQGLVRDIWPLYRELHTWTRYELAERYGTEVPELLPAHWLPNRWAQDWQALVEVEGQDLDGVLGEHEDEWIVRQAEDFYVSLGFEPLPETFWERSSLYPAPEGAEWQKNNHASAWHMDLADDVRCLMSVEPNQRWWVTTHHELGHIYYFRAYSRPEVPPLLREGANRAFHEGVGSLLGMVSLHQPFLVERGLIEGGEGPTDEATATRRLLKEALDTVVFIPFSAGTMSHFEHDLYTGAVSPDSYNRAWWDHALKYQGIEPPADRGEEGCDACTKTHIINDAAQYYDYALSYVLLHQLHSHIAGEILEQDLHATNYYGNQEVGNFLRGILEKGATEDWRKVLQDALGQDLNAQPMLEYFAPLMDYLKKENEGRTHTLPSFS; encoded by the coding sequence ATGCTGTTTCTGAGCTCGTCGTCCCCTGCCCTCTTGTCTACTCTCCGCCGCGGCGGATCGAGCGCCTTCGCCGTGCTCTGCTGCGGCCTGCTCCTGGCCGTCGGCTGCGGCGGCGGATCCACCGGCGATGGTCCGGGATCGGAGGAGATCAGCGCCCTCCAGGGGGAGGTGGACAGCTTCCTCCAGGACTACAACGACCGCTTCGTCGAGCTCTACAGCGCCGCCAGCGAGGCGGAGTGGGCCAGCAACACCCGCATCGTCGAGGGTGACGACACCAACCGTAAGCGCACCGAGGCGGCACAGCAGGCTCTGGCCAGCTACACCGGCTCGTTGGAGGTCATCGAGCAGGCCCGGCTCTATCTGGAACGCCGCGACGATCTGACGCCTCTCTCCGCCCGCCAACTGGAGTCGGTGCTCTACCGCGCCGCCAATTTCCCCCAGACGGTGCCGGAGCTGGTGGAGCAGCGCATCGCCGCCGAGGCCAAGGCCAACGAGGAGCTCTTCGGCTTCACCTTCGAGCTCGACGGCGAGCCCATCGACACCAACCGCATCGACAGCCTGCTGGAGAGCGTCGACGACCTGGATCGGCGCCAAGAGGTTTGGACGACCTCCAAGGAAGTAGGCCGGGTGCTGCGGGAGGATCTCACCTCGATGGTGGATCTGCGCAACAGCACTGTCGCCTCCCTGGGCTACGACGACTACTTCGCCTACCAGGTCTCCGACTACGGCATGACCTCGCAGGAGATGATGGATCTGCTGCAGGGCCTGGTGCGGGACATCTGGCCCCTCTACCGCGAGCTCCACACCTGGACCCGCTACGAGCTGGCGGAGCGCTACGGCACCGAGGTACCGGAGCTCCTGCCGGCCCACTGGCTGCCCAACCGCTGGGCTCAGGACTGGCAGGCGCTGGTGGAAGTGGAAGGACAGGATCTGGACGGCGTCCTCGGTGAGCACGAAGACGAATGGATCGTCCGGCAGGCGGAGGATTTCTACGTCAGCCTCGGCTTCGAGCCCCTGCCGGAGACGTTCTGGGAGCGCTCGTCCCTCTACCCCGCTCCCGAAGGAGCCGAGTGGCAGAAGAACAACCACGCCAGCGCCTGGCATATGGACCTGGCGGACGACGTGCGCTGCCTGATGAGCGTCGAACCCAATCAGCGTTGGTGGGTCACCACCCACCACGAGCTGGGGCATATCTACTATTTCCGCGCCTACAGCCGGCCGGAGGTTCCGCCGCTGCTGCGGGAGGGCGCCAACCGCGCCTTCCACGAGGGTGTCGGGAGCCTCTTGGGAATGGTCTCCCTGCACCAGCCGTTCCTGGTGGAGCGCGGCCTCATCGAGGGCGGTGAAGGCCCTACCGACGAGGCCACCGCCACCCGCCGCCTGCTCAAGGAAGCTCTGGACACGGTGGTCTTCATTCCCTTCTCCGCCGGCACCATGAGCCACTTCGAGCACGATCTCTACACCGGTGCTGTGAGCCCCGACAGCTACAACCGGGCCTGGTGGGATCACGCCCTCAAGTATCAGGGCATCGAGCCGCCGGCGGACCGCGGTGAGGAAGGCTGCGACGCCTGCACCAAGACCCACATCATCAACGACGCGGCTCAGTATTACGACTACGCCCTGTCCTACGTCCTGCTGCATCAGCTGCACTCCCACATCGCCGGTGAGATCTTGGAGCAGGACCTCCACGCCACCAACTACTACGGCAACCAGGAGGTGGGCAACTTCCTCCGCGGAATCCTCGAGAAGGGCGCCACGGAAGATTGGCGCAAGGTGCTCCAGGACGCCCTGGGCCAGGACCTCAACGCCCAGCCCATGCTCGAGTACTTCGCGCCGCTGATGGACTACCTGAAGAAGGAGAACGAGGGTCGGACTCACACCCTGCCTTCGTTCTCGTAG
- a CDS encoding CHAT domain-containing protein, translating into MNRSSSQQPRPRWRQALALCGKTAGVVGVLLIAGWSIPGCLTLERVNPDTITVERYPWLQAPEEVPVGDVFEVTASLEVEPPGMEVANQELQLPDQSQWQLTVILEAPDCEIVGGEAVRTVNMERDKPSEPAVFQLQAIPGEDGWADGKELPIAASFWYENRLLVRVSETMKVGAALKPAELPQEEAEPAAMFWEREEADLQIVVSDRSLILSAPVFGPPIYIETEPLSAEDRQSLEQLYAELEAVAASRNLGPRPEERQAAEDGRARATAVRIGRVLWQRLAPPAFQDAFWDLADGLGNDFDSLQIYADDPSIPWELMRPSREGLDGLEERDFLGLEFDIARGHAPRRRGRFVRMPGEVPLDALWVLRPDYRPPLLGTAAEVQSLQAFQPVSAKIRPSTYDELVQITQELPNGILHFAGHGVESRDDATGTTYSILLSDQPVTLNEWLGLLPAPRLRNHPFIFFNACSVGKTHQSLGFAEGWAPAFLEAGASGYVGTLWPVGDQAAARFAGRFYEALETDLEDGGGSPARAIREARRLFTEDPNPTYLAYVLYGETDLLLTRR; encoded by the coding sequence ATGAATCGATCCTCTTCCCAGCAGCCCCGCCCCCGGTGGCGCCAAGCCCTTGCTCTATGCGGCAAGACTGCAGGTGTCGTCGGTGTCCTCCTGATCGCCGGTTGGTCGATCCCCGGCTGCCTGACTCTCGAGCGTGTCAACCCCGACACCATCACCGTCGAGCGCTACCCCTGGCTGCAGGCGCCGGAGGAAGTGCCGGTGGGAGATGTCTTCGAGGTCACAGCCTCGCTGGAGGTCGAGCCCCCGGGGATGGAGGTGGCCAACCAAGAGCTTCAGCTGCCGGATCAATCCCAATGGCAGCTCACCGTGATCCTCGAAGCGCCGGATTGCGAGATCGTCGGGGGCGAGGCGGTGCGGACGGTGAACATGGAGCGGGACAAGCCCTCGGAGCCGGCGGTGTTCCAGCTCCAAGCGATACCGGGAGAGGACGGCTGGGCGGACGGCAAGGAGCTCCCCATCGCCGCTTCGTTCTGGTACGAGAATCGCCTGCTGGTACGCGTCTCCGAAACGATGAAGGTCGGCGCGGCCTTGAAACCCGCCGAGCTGCCGCAGGAGGAGGCCGAGCCCGCCGCCATGTTCTGGGAACGGGAGGAAGCGGATCTCCAGATCGTCGTCTCCGACCGCTCCCTGATCCTCTCCGCTCCGGTCTTCGGACCACCCATCTACATCGAGACCGAGCCCCTCTCCGCCGAAGACCGGCAATCCCTAGAGCAGCTCTACGCCGAGCTCGAAGCGGTGGCGGCATCCCGCAACCTGGGACCGCGGCCGGAAGAACGGCAGGCGGCGGAGGATGGCCGCGCCCGAGCCACCGCCGTGCGCATCGGCCGGGTGCTCTGGCAGCGCCTGGCACCCCCCGCCTTCCAGGATGCCTTCTGGGACCTGGCGGACGGCCTGGGGAATGACTTCGACTCGCTGCAAATCTACGCCGACGACCCATCCATTCCCTGGGAGCTCATGCGGCCCTCCCGGGAGGGCTTGGACGGTCTCGAGGAACGGGACTTCCTGGGACTGGAGTTCGACATCGCCCGCGGTCACGCACCGCGCCGCCGCGGCCGCTTTGTGCGCATGCCCGGGGAAGTGCCCCTGGACGCTCTATGGGTCCTGCGCCCCGACTACCGGCCGCCGCTCCTCGGCACCGCCGCGGAGGTTCAATCCCTGCAAGCCTTCCAGCCCGTCTCCGCCAAGATTCGCCCCAGCACCTACGACGAGTTGGTCCAGATCACCCAAGAGCTACCCAACGGCATCCTGCACTTCGCCGGCCATGGCGTCGAGAGCCGGGACGACGCCACAGGCACCACCTACTCCATCCTGCTCTCGGACCAGCCGGTGACCCTCAACGAATGGCTGGGACTGCTGCCGGCGCCGCGGCTGCGCAACCATCCCTTCATCTTCTTCAACGCCTGCAGCGTCGGCAAGACGCACCAAAGCCTGGGCTTCGCCGAGGGCTGGGCCCCGGCCTTCTTGGAAGCCGGGGCGTCGGGCTATGTGGGGACGCTGTGGCCGGTGGGCGACCAGGCGGCGGCTCGGTTTGCCGGCCGGTTCTATGAAGCCCTAGAAACAGATCTGGAAGACGGTGGCGGCAGCCCGGCGCGGGCGATCCGGGAAGCCCGGCGGCTGTTCACCGAGGATCCCAATCCCACCTACCTGGCCTACGTGCTCTACGGCGAGACCGACTTGCTGCTGACCCGGCGATGA